The genomic segment CAGGCTGCTCCACCGCGCATAACGCCACCAGCGCCGCGCACCTGGGCATCACCGAATACTACGTCAAGAAGGGCGGCAAACTCACCTTCACCATGATCCACAACTGGGGCCAGAACGCCAGCGTGCGCCCCCGCTCCGTGGGCGTGGTGGAGGAAGGCGGCGTGTTCCAAAGCAACTACGTGCTCCTAAGCCCCGTAGGCACCCTGCAGTCCTACCCCACCATAGAGCTCAACGGGCGCGGGGCAGTGGGCCGCTTCAACTCCGTCATCGTCACCCCAGAGGGCTCGCACGTGGACTCCGGCAACCGCGTCATCATGAACGCACCCGACACCCGCTGCGAAATCATCAGCCGCACCATCACCACCGGCGGCGTAAACATCGCGCGCGGGCACATCGCCGGGCACGCCGTGCCCTGCCGCGGACACCTGGAGTGCAAGGGCCTCATCCTTGGCGGCGGCCGGTCCCTGGCCATTCCCGAATTGGACGCCACCGTGGAGGGCGTGGAACTCTCCCACGAGGCCGCGGTGGGCAAAATCGCCCAGGACGAAATCGAATACCTCATGGCGCGCGGCATGGACGAATCCGAGGCTACCTCGACCATCGTGCGCGGCTTCCTCAACGTGGACATCATGGGTCTGGAAGGACCGCTGGCCAAGGCCATCCAGGAACAGGTGGAAATGATCGACTCGAGCGCCATGTAAGGCCCTCCCGGCATCCGCCCACACTCGCGCCCCCGCAAGCCCCCACGGCCTGCGGGGGCGTTTTTCGTGGCGGGCGGGCGCTGTGCCTGTTTCGTGCTCCGCAGGCCAGGGGCTACGCGCCCCTGGACCCGCGTCTACGGGACCGGGAGCGCGCTCCCCTTGCCTCCCCCTGTATCCGGGGTTCCAAGGGGCCGGAGAGGCCCCTTGGCCGCCGGAGGCATGACAGGCACAAACGCCAGCCAAAACAGTCTGGAATCATTCTTTTTCCCGACCACCTTGGCACGCCGCTGGCCCTTGCCGACCTGGACGGAAACATTGTACAGACGATGCGGTACGATGCTTTCGGCAACCCCCTTCGGGGGCTTCAGGGGCCTGTGCGGTTCCCTCTTGGCTTTGCGGGCGGGCTGTTTGATGCGGATACGGGCCTGACGCGCTT from the Humidesulfovibrio mexicanus genome contains:
- a CDS encoding RHS repeat-associated core domain-containing protein, whose protein sequence is MRYDAFGNPLRGLQGPVRFPLGFAGGLFDADTGLTRFVWRDYDADTGRFTALDPLGAKGGDRDWYGYCVDDP
- a CDS encoding SufB/SufD family protein, whose translation is MKDVTLSDYAFSGIEHGEIADLRTLDQSDKTRILYAGVDVESDSAAAVFMHMDQSTVHCETRDPGVELLDIKVAMKRYDGLPEYAWKLVPRDKDEFTRNVAENVHGGYFIRTKPGAKIARPVQSCLFLKAEKAGQNVHNIVVVEEGSELHITTGCSTAHNATSAAHLGITEYYVKKGGKLTFTMIHNWGQNASVRPRSVGVVEEGGVFQSNYVLLSPVGTLQSYPTIELNGRGAVGRFNSVIVTPEGSHVDSGNRVIMNAPDTRCEIISRTITTGGVNIARGHIAGHAVPCRGHLECKGLILGGGRSLAIPELDATVEGVELSHEAAVGKIAQDEIEYLMARGMDESEATSTIVRGFLNVDIMGLEGPLAKAIQEQVEMIDSSAM